One part of the Ursus arctos isolate Adak ecotype North America unplaced genomic scaffold, UrsArc2.0 scaffold_16, whole genome shotgun sequence genome encodes these proteins:
- the PFDN4 gene encoding prefoldin subunit 4 isoform X1 — MSKCLLCDESPGRRRAEFQAAEDVNVTFEDQQKINKFARNTSRITELKEEIEVKKKQLQNLEDACEDIMLADDDCLMIPYQIGDVFISHSQEETQEMLEEAKKNLQEEIDALEARVESIQRVLADLKVQLYAKFGSNINLEADDS, encoded by the exons ATGTCGAAGTGTTTGCTGTGTGATGAGAGTCCAGGACGGAGGAGGGCTGAGTTCCAG gcTGCAGAAGATGTCAACGTTACTTTTGAAGATCaacaaaagataaacaaatttgCACGGAATACAAGTAGAATCACAGAGCTGAAGGAGGAAATAGAAGTAAAAAAG AAACAACTCCAGAATTTAGAAGATGCTTGTGAGGATATCATGCTTGCAGATGATGATTGCTTAATGATACCTTATCAAATTGGTGATGTTTTCATTAGCCATTCTCAAGAAGAAACACAGGAAATGTTAGAAGAAGCAAAG aaaaatcTGCAAGAAGAAATCGATGCCTTAGAAGCCAGAGTGGAGTCAATTCAGCGAGTGTTAGCGGATCTGAAAGTTCAGTTATATGCAAAATTCGGAAGCAACATAAACCTCGAAGCTGATGACagttaa
- the PFDN4 gene encoding prefoldin subunit 4 isoform X2: protein MAATMKKAAAEDVNVTFEDQQKINKFARNTSRITELKEEIEVKKKQLQNLEDACEDIMLADDDCLMIPYQIGDVFISHSQEETQEMLEEAKKNLQEEIDALEARVESIQRVLADLKVQLYAKFGSNINLEADDS, encoded by the exons ATGGCGGCCACCATGAAGAAGGCG gcTGCAGAAGATGTCAACGTTACTTTTGAAGATCaacaaaagataaacaaatttgCACGGAATACAAGTAGAATCACAGAGCTGAAGGAGGAAATAGAAGTAAAAAAG AAACAACTCCAGAATTTAGAAGATGCTTGTGAGGATATCATGCTTGCAGATGATGATTGCTTAATGATACCTTATCAAATTGGTGATGTTTTCATTAGCCATTCTCAAGAAGAAACACAGGAAATGTTAGAAGAAGCAAAG aaaaatcTGCAAGAAGAAATCGATGCCTTAGAAGCCAGAGTGGAGTCAATTCAGCGAGTGTTAGCGGATCTGAAAGTTCAGTTATATGCAAAATTCGGAAGCAACATAAACCTCGAAGCTGATGACagttaa